In Streptomyces sclerotialus, one genomic interval encodes:
- a CDS encoding Ppx/GppA phosphatase family protein, whose amino-acid sequence MKRVAAIDCGTNSIRLLVADLDPETGELKDLDRRMQIVRLGQGVDRTGRLAPEALERTFAACREYAAVIEELGAERVRFVATSASRDAENRDDFVRGVADILGVEPEVITGDQEAEFSFTGATKELTGRADLEKPYLVVDIGGGSTEFVLGSDSVRAARSVDIGCVRMTERHLVHDGEVVDPPGEGQIAAIRADVAAALDQAAEAVPLAEAHTLVGLAGTVTTIAGIALRLDAYDSAAIHHSRIPLGKVREITEQLLGSTHDERAAIPVMHPGRVDVIAAGALVLLSIMERTGAQEVVVSEHDILDGIAWSIA is encoded by the coding sequence GTGAAGCGCGTCGCCGCCATCGACTGCGGTACGAACTCCATCCGTCTGCTCGTCGCGGACCTCGACCCGGAGACCGGCGAACTGAAGGACCTGGACCGCCGGATGCAGATCGTCCGGCTCGGCCAGGGCGTGGACCGTACCGGCCGGCTGGCGCCGGAGGCGCTGGAGCGGACCTTCGCGGCCTGCCGGGAGTACGCCGCGGTGATCGAGGAGCTGGGCGCGGAGCGGGTGCGCTTCGTGGCGACCTCGGCCTCCCGTGACGCGGAGAACCGGGACGACTTCGTCCGCGGCGTGGCGGACATCCTGGGCGTCGAGCCCGAGGTGATCACCGGTGACCAGGAGGCGGAGTTCTCCTTCACGGGCGCGACGAAGGAGCTGACGGGCCGCGCCGACTTGGAGAAGCCGTACCTGGTCGTCGACATCGGCGGCGGCTCCACGGAGTTCGTGCTCGGGTCGGACTCCGTCCGCGCGGCGCGCTCCGTCGACATCGGCTGTGTCCGGATGACCGAGCGGCACCTCGTCCACGACGGCGAGGTCGTCGACCCGCCCGGGGAGGGGCAGATCGCCGCCATAAGGGCGGACGTCGCGGCGGCGCTGGACCAGGCCGCCGAGGCCGTGCCGCTGGCCGAGGCGCACACGCTGGTCGGACTCGCGGGGACGGTGACGACGATCGCCGGGATCGCGCTGCGCCTGGACGCGTACGACTCGGCCGCCATCCATCACTCGCGGATCCCGCTGGGGAAGGTCCGGGAGATCACCGAGCAGCTGCTCGGCTCCACGCACGACGAGCGTGCGGCGATTCCGGTCATGCATCCGGGCCGGGTGGACGTGATCGCCGCGGGTGCCCTCGTACTGCTTTCGATCATGGAGCGTACGGGCGCTCAGGAGGTCGTCGTCTCGGAGCACGACATCCTGGACGGGATCGCCTGGAGCATCGCCTGA
- a CDS encoding DUF501 domain-containing protein, which translates to MDTPPPQTEPTEPTDADVAAFREQLGRPPRGLRAIAHRCPCGNPDVVETAPRLEDGTPFPTLYYLTCPRAASAIGTLEANGVMKEMTERLATDPELAAAYRAAHEDYIRRRDAIEELTGFPSAGGMPDRVKCLHVLVGHSLAAGPGVNPLGDEAIAMLPEWWKKGPCVRPCQDTGTTTDTTDTTDKGASE; encoded by the coding sequence ATGGACACGCCGCCTCCCCAGACCGAGCCCACCGAGCCCACCGACGCGGACGTCGCGGCGTTCCGGGAGCAGCTGGGCCGCCCGCCGCGCGGCCTGCGCGCCATCGCGCACCGCTGCCCCTGCGGCAACCCGGACGTCGTCGAGACGGCCCCGCGCCTGGAGGACGGCACGCCCTTCCCCACGCTGTACTACCTCACCTGCCCGCGCGCGGCCTCCGCGATCGGCACGCTCGAGGCGAACGGCGTGATGAAGGAGATGACCGAGCGGCTGGCCACCGACCCCGAGCTGGCCGCCGCCTACCGCGCGGCGCACGAGGACTACATCCGCCGCCGGGACGCCATCGAGGAGCTGACGGGCTTCCCGAGCGCGGGCGGCATGCCGGACCGCGTGAAGTGCCTGCACGTGCTGGTCGGTCACTCGCTGGCGGCAGGGCCCGGCGTGAACCCGCTGGGCGACGAGGCCATCGCCATGCTGCCCGAGTGGTGGAAGAAGGGGCCGTGCGTGCGCCCCTGCCAGGACACCGGCACGACCACGGACACCACGGACACCACGGACAAGGGAGCCTCCGAGTGA
- a CDS encoding FtsB family cell division protein produces MSGERFSTATRLKALGEQAAARVYRARSPRRSRLTGRAALLALVLCSLVVALAYPIRAYVSQRSDIAEQRREAETAREAVQRLRQEKARWQDPAYVRQQARRHLHYVLPGETGYTVVDGTGAGRPRAATGAVQRPWYEAIWSGLDSADARGRAAGG; encoded by the coding sequence TTGTCCGGTGAACGGTTCTCGACCGCGACCCGGCTCAAGGCGCTCGGCGAGCAAGCCGCCGCCCGGGTCTACCGTGCCCGCTCCCCGCGGCGCAGCCGGCTCACCGGCCGCGCCGCGCTGCTCGCGCTCGTACTGTGCTCGCTGGTCGTGGCCCTCGCGTACCCGATAAGGGCCTACGTCTCCCAGCGCTCGGACATCGCCGAGCAGCGCCGCGAGGCCGAGACGGCCCGGGAGGCGGTGCAGCGGCTCCGCCAGGAGAAGGCGCGCTGGCAGGACCCGGCGTACGTACGCCAGCAGGCCCGCCGCCACCTGCACTACGTCCTGCCCGGCGAGACCGGCTACACCGTCGTGGACGGCACCGGCGCCGGCCGGCCGCGCGCCGCCACGGGCGCGGTGCAGCGCCCGTGGTACGAAGCCATCTGGTCCGGCCTGGACTCCGCCGACGCGCGAGGGCGTGCCGCCGGGGGATGA
- the eno gene encoding phosphopyruvate hydratase, giving the protein MPSIDVVVAREILDSRGNPTVEVEVGLDDGSTGRAAVPSGASTGAFEAIELRDGDPNRYLGKGVEKAVLAVIEQIGPELVGYDATEQRLIDQAMFDLDATDNKGSLGANAILGVSLAVAHAASEASDLPLFRYLGGPNAHVLPVPMMNILNGGSHADSNVDIQEFMIAPIGAESFSEALRWGAEVYHTLKKVLKSKGLATGLGDEGGFAPNLGSNREALDLILEAIKEAGYTPGQDIALALDVAASEFYKDGAYEFEGKSRSAAEMTEYYEELVASYPLVSIEDPLFEDDWDGWKTITEKIGSKVQLVGDDLFVTNPERLARGIEEGSANALLVKVNQIGSLTETLDAVELAQRNGFKCMMSHRSGETEDVTIADLAVATNCGQIKTGAPARSERVAKYNQLLRIEEILDDAAVYAGRSAFPRFRSADQ; this is encoded by the coding sequence GTGCCGTCGATCGACGTCGTCGTAGCTCGCGAGATCCTCGACTCGCGAGGCAACCCCACGGTCGAGGTCGAGGTCGGCCTCGACGACGGCAGCACCGGCCGCGCGGCCGTGCCGTCGGGCGCCTCCACCGGCGCCTTCGAGGCCATCGAGCTGCGTGACGGCGACCCGAACCGTTACCTCGGCAAGGGCGTCGAGAAGGCCGTGCTGGCCGTCATCGAGCAGATCGGCCCCGAGCTGGTCGGCTACGACGCCACCGAGCAGCGCCTCATCGACCAGGCGATGTTCGACCTGGACGCCACCGACAACAAGGGCTCCCTGGGCGCCAACGCGATCCTGGGCGTCTCCCTGGCCGTCGCGCACGCCGCGTCCGAGGCCAGCGACCTGCCGCTGTTCCGCTACCTCGGCGGCCCGAACGCGCACGTGCTGCCCGTTCCGATGATGAACATCCTCAACGGTGGGTCGCACGCCGACTCCAACGTGGACATCCAGGAGTTCATGATCGCCCCGATCGGCGCGGAGTCCTTCTCCGAGGCGCTGCGCTGGGGTGCCGAGGTCTACCACACCCTCAAGAAGGTCCTGAAGAGCAAGGGCCTGGCCACCGGCCTGGGCGACGAGGGCGGCTTCGCCCCGAACCTCGGCTCCAACCGTGAGGCTCTCGACCTCATCCTGGAGGCCATCAAGGAGGCCGGTTACACCCCCGGCCAGGACATCGCGCTGGCGCTCGACGTCGCCGCCTCCGAGTTCTACAAGGACGGCGCGTACGAGTTCGAGGGCAAGTCCCGCTCGGCCGCCGAGATGACCGAGTACTACGAGGAGCTCGTCGCCTCGTACCCGCTGGTCTCCATCGAGGACCCGCTGTTCGAGGACGACTGGGACGGCTGGAAGACCATCACCGAGAAGATCGGCTCCAAGGTCCAGCTGGTCGGCGACGACCTGTTCGTGACCAACCCCGAGCGCCTGGCCCGCGGCATCGAGGAGGGCTCCGCCAACGCCCTGCTGGTCAAGGTCAACCAGATCGGTTCGCTGACCGAGACCCTGGACGCCGTCGAGCTGGCCCAGCGCAACGGCTTCAAGTGCATGATGTCGCACCGCTCCGGCGAGACCGAGGACGTCACCATCGCCGACCTGGCCGTCGCCACCAACTGCGGCCAGATCAAGACCGGCGCCCCGGCCCGCTCCGAGCGCGTCGCCAAGTACAACCAGCTGCTGCGCATCGAGGAGATCCTCGACGACGCGGCGGTCTACGCGGGCCGCAGCGCGTTCCCGCGGTTCCGCTCTGCTGACCAGTAA
- a CDS encoding transglycosylase family protein, whose translation MLKGKHRRPSKAVRAVTLAGVAGAAVAVPLMTAGSANAASVATWDKVAQCESGGNWSINTGNGYYGGLQFSNSSWAAAGGTKYAPRADLATKDQQIATAEKLLAMQGPGAWGCAGAGGLTAGGPAAQVNTGGSGQAQQQAPQQEAPKQQAAPQQEAPKQQAAPKPQTTQPQAAPKPAAGHGNYTVKSGDTLGKIAKAHGENWKTVYENNKSTVGGNPDLIFPGQKLEV comes from the coding sequence ATGCTCAAGGGCAAGCACCGCCGCCCCTCGAAGGCCGTCCGTGCCGTCACGCTCGCCGGTGTCGCCGGCGCGGCCGTGGCCGTCCCGCTGATGACCGCCGGTTCCGCCAACGCGGCCTCGGTCGCCACCTGGGACAAGGTCGCCCAGTGCGAGTCCGGCGGCAACTGGTCGATCAACACCGGTAACGGCTACTACGGTGGCCTGCAGTTCTCGAACTCCTCCTGGGCCGCCGCCGGCGGTACCAAGTACGCGCCGCGTGCCGACCTGGCCACCAAGGACCAGCAGATCGCCACCGCCGAGAAGCTGCTCGCCATGCAGGGCCCGGGTGCCTGGGGCTGCGCCGGTGCCGGCGGCCTGACCGCCGGTGGCCCGGCCGCGCAGGTGAACACCGGTGGCTCCGGCCAGGCCCAGCAGCAGGCTCCGCAGCAGGAGGCCCCCAAGCAGCAGGCCGCCCCGCAGCAGGAGGCGCCGAAGCAGCAGGCCGCCCCGAAGCCGCAGACGACGCAGCCCCAGGCCGCGCCGAAGCCGGCCGCCGGTCACGGCAACTACACCGTGAAGTCCGGCGACACCCTCGGCAAGATCGCCAAGGCGCACGGCGAGAACTGGAAGACCGTCTACGAGAACAACAAGTCGACCGTCGGCGGCAACCCCGACCTGATCTTCCCGGGCCAGAAGCTCGAGGTCTGA
- a CDS encoding transglycosylase family protein translates to MRSGNGRHRRPRQAPALLVAASVTGAGLALPLLAAGGAQAADTATWDRVAMCESGGMWSANSGNGFYGGLQLTLEMWKDYGGESYAERPDLASRSQQIAVAEAILNDRGPDAWPSCAVNAGLDVDGLIPDVDPGGSETPVPQPSEPGDDASGSPSGSPSTGTGDDGGDNAGQPSDSATSQPSGDATSEPSGGATNSPSGDATATPSGGGADQGGGDAEGSGEDTAGPRAGDPADRPSGDASAPGTGRHRGDADDGKGGEGEDGRPAGRHASRGGEAHRGTPADDGMYTVRPGDSLSAIADAQGLTEGWTGLYDANEGVIGADPDLIHPGQRLDLKQ, encoded by the coding sequence ATGCGCTCCGGCAACGGTAGACACCGCCGCCCCCGCCAGGCCCCCGCCCTCCTGGTGGCGGCCTCCGTCACGGGCGCAGGGCTGGCCCTGCCGCTGCTGGCGGCGGGTGGCGCGCAGGCCGCCGACACCGCCACGTGGGACCGCGTCGCGATGTGCGAGAGCGGCGGCATGTGGAGCGCCAACTCCGGCAACGGCTTCTACGGCGGGCTGCAGCTGACCCTGGAGATGTGGAAGGACTACGGCGGCGAGTCCTACGCCGAGCGTCCGGACCTCGCCAGCCGCTCCCAGCAGATCGCGGTCGCCGAGGCGATCCTGAACGACCGCGGCCCGGACGCCTGGCCCAGCTGCGCCGTCAACGCCGGCCTCGACGTGGACGGCCTGATACCCGACGTGGACCCGGGCGGTTCGGAGACGCCGGTGCCGCAGCCCTCGGAGCCGGGCGACGACGCCTCCGGCAGCCCGTCCGGCAGCCCGTCCACCGGCACGGGCGACGACGGCGGTGACAACGCGGGACAGCCGTCCGACAGCGCCACATCTCAGCCCTCCGGGGATGCCACGTCCGAGCCTTCCGGCGGCGCCACCAACTCGCCGTCCGGCGACGCCACCGCCACGCCGTCCGGCGGCGGCGCGGACCAGGGCGGCGGGGATGCCGAGGGCTCCGGCGAGGACACCGCCGGGCCGCGCGCGGGCGACCCCGCCGACCGGCCCTCCGGCGACGCCTCGGCCCCCGGTACCGGCCGCCACCGCGGTGACGCGGACGACGGCAAGGGCGGCGAGGGAGAGGACGGGCGTCCGGCCGGGCGGCACGCGTCGCGCGGCGGTGAGGCGCACCGCGGTACCCCGGCAGATGACGGCATGTACACGGTGCGGCCGGGCGACAGCCTGTCCGCGATCGCCGACGCGCAGGGGCTGACCGAGGGGTGGACGGGTCTGTACGACGCCAACGAGGGCGTCATAGGGGCCGACCCGGACCTCATCCACCCTGGTCAGCGACTCGACCTGAAGCAGTGA
- a CDS encoding cytochrome P450 family protein, producing the protein MHDTTASACPELFTWEFAADPYPAYAWLREHAPVRRTELPSGVEAWLVTRYADAREALADPRLSKNPQHHSEAAHGKGKVGIPGERSANLMTHLLNIDPPDHTRLRRLVSKAFTPRTVARFAPRVQELTDQLIDGFAARGEADLIHEFAFPLPIYAICDLLGVPREDQDDFRDWAGMMIRHGGGPRGGVARSVKKMRAYLADLIHRKRESLAAEETGDEDLISALIRASDHGEHLTENEAAAMAFILLFAGFETTVNLIGNGTYALLRNPEQRARLQAALAAGDEELLATGIEELLRYDGPVELATWRFATEELAIGGQVIAAGEPVLVVLAAADRDPARFASPDTLDLGRRDNQHLGYGHGIHYCLGAPLARLEGRTALATLLTRLPDLELAADPDELRWRGGLIMRGLRALPVRFTPEGAPDEERDAPGGE; encoded by the coding sequence GTGCACGACACCACCGCTTCCGCCTGCCCTGAACTCTTCACCTGGGAGTTCGCCGCCGATCCGTATCCCGCGTACGCCTGGCTCCGGGAGCACGCGCCGGTGCGCAGGACGGAGCTGCCCAGCGGGGTCGAGGCGTGGCTGGTCACCCGGTACGCGGACGCGCGCGAGGCGCTGGCCGACCCCCGGCTGTCGAAGAACCCGCAGCACCACAGTGAGGCCGCGCACGGTAAGGGCAAGGTCGGCATCCCCGGCGAGCGCAGCGCCAACCTGATGACGCACCTGCTCAACATCGACCCGCCGGACCACACCCGGCTGCGCCGCCTCGTCTCCAAGGCGTTCACGCCGCGTACGGTGGCGCGCTTCGCGCCGCGCGTACAGGAGCTGACCGACCAGCTGATCGACGGCTTCGCGGCGCGCGGCGAGGCCGACCTCATCCATGAGTTCGCGTTCCCGCTCCCCATCTACGCCATCTGCGACCTGCTGGGCGTGCCGCGCGAGGACCAGGACGACTTCCGGGACTGGGCCGGGATGATGATCCGGCACGGCGGGGGACCGCGTGGCGGGGTCGCCCGGTCCGTGAAGAAGATGCGTGCGTATCTGGCCGACTTGATCCACCGCAAGCGGGAGTCGCTGGCGGCGGAGGAGACCGGGGACGAGGACCTGATCTCGGCCCTCATCCGGGCCTCGGACCACGGCGAGCACCTCACCGAGAACGAAGCGGCGGCGATGGCGTTCATCCTGCTGTTCGCCGGGTTCGAGACGACCGTCAACCTGATCGGGAACGGTACGTACGCGCTGCTGCGCAACCCGGAACAGCGGGCGCGGCTGCAGGCGGCGCTGGCCGCGGGCGACGAGGAACTGCTCGCGACCGGGATCGAGGAACTGCTGCGTTACGACGGGCCGGTGGAGCTGGCGACCTGGCGGTTCGCGACGGAGGAGCTGGCCATCGGCGGGCAGGTGATCGCCGCCGGCGAGCCCGTACTGGTGGTGCTGGCGGCCGCCGACCGGGACCCGGCGCGGTTCGCGTCACCGGACACCCTGGACCTCGGGCGCCGTGACAACCAGCACCTCGGATACGGGCACGGCATCCACTACTGCCTGGGCGCGCCGCTCGCCCGCCTCGAAGGCCGTACGGCGCTGGCGACCCTGCTGACCCGGCTGCCCGATCTCGAACTGGCCGCCGATCCGGACGAGCTGCGCTGGCGCGGCGGTCTCATCATGCGCGGACTGCGGGCGCTGCCGGTGCGTTTCACGCCGGAAGGCGCGCCGGACGAGGAGCGGGACGCGCCAGGTGGCGAGTAG
- a CDS encoding nucleoside triphosphate pyrophosphohydrolase: MNASATGRLVLLTTSHRVAPGLLSWPAWQTLRAADRVLCADPDHPQLPYLAEAGITAETAEPTARELVDYCVAGGRTAVVLTSAAGESALTDGLARLAGSGREAMPDLELLPGSYDLPGARLLDLVQVMDQIRAACPWSGVRTHEDLAKYGLEEMYELVEAIEEGDREALAEELGDVLLQVVFHSRIAQDDPDEPFSVDDVAGIIVDKLIHRHPHVFGDEEAATPEDVRAHWLRTKAAEKQRESVTEGVPLGQPALALAAKLASRARTAGLDVPVAGEGIGYELLALAARAQEEGTDPETALRAAARTYRDAIVAAERAG; this comes from the coding sequence GTGAACGCTTCCGCCACCGGCCGCCTGGTCCTGCTCACCACCAGCCACCGGGTCGCGCCCGGCCTGCTGTCCTGGCCCGCGTGGCAGACGCTGCGCGCCGCCGACCGCGTGCTGTGCGCCGACCCCGACCACCCGCAGCTGCCGTACCTCGCCGAGGCGGGCATCACGGCCGAGACCGCCGAGCCCACCGCCCGTGAGCTGGTCGACTACTGCGTGGCGGGCGGCCGTACGGCCGTGGTGCTGACGTCGGCCGCCGGGGAGAGCGCGCTGACCGACGGGCTCGCCCGGCTCGCCGGGTCGGGCCGCGAGGCGATGCCCGACCTGGAGCTGCTGCCCGGTTCGTACGACCTGCCCGGTGCCCGGCTGCTGGACCTCGTACAGGTCATGGACCAGATCCGGGCCGCCTGCCCGTGGAGCGGCGTGCGGACCCACGAGGATCTGGCGAAGTACGGCCTGGAGGAGATGTACGAGCTGGTCGAGGCGATCGAGGAGGGCGACCGGGAGGCGCTGGCCGAGGAGCTGGGCGACGTACTGCTCCAGGTCGTCTTCCACTCGCGGATCGCGCAGGACGACCCGGACGAGCCGTTCTCCGTCGACGACGTCGCGGGCATCATCGTCGACAAGCTGATCCACCGGCACCCGCACGTCTTCGGTGACGAGGAGGCCGCGACGCCGGAGGACGTCAGGGCGCACTGGCTGCGCACCAAGGCCGCCGAGAAGCAGCGCGAGTCCGTGACGGAGGGCGTGCCGCTGGGGCAGCCGGCCCTGGCGCTGGCCGCGAAGCTGGCCTCCCGGGCCCGCACCGCCGGCCTCGACGTGCCGGTGGCCGGCGAGGGCATCGGGTACGAGCTGCTGGCGCTGGCCGCGCGGGCCCAGGAGGAGGGCACCGACCCGGAGACCGCGCTGCGGGCGGCGGCCCGTACGTACCGGGACGCGATCGTGGCGGCGGAACGGGCGGGCTAG
- a CDS encoding SurA N-terminal domain-containing protein: MLRRRTALSVSAAAVVAAPLLSACGSDAHPGAAAVVGGERITVAQLQARVKNVRTAQEGAPQGAQMIQNTGRLSVTMLNSMIFDRVLARNAQDAGVEASRSDVQKWRNTAERRAGGAERLKAMSLQQAIAPSEIDGMARNQILMDGIAKKLGVNRQTPQGQQKLAQALAKTSRDLGIDVNPRFGEWNDSQVMLGEAKTPWVRTEQKQQV, encoded by the coding sequence ATGCTCCGCCGTAGGACTGCGCTCTCCGTTTCCGCCGCCGCTGTCGTGGCGGCCCCGCTCCTGTCCGCCTGCGGCAGCGACGCGCACCCCGGTGCCGCGGCCGTCGTGGGCGGGGAGCGGATCACCGTGGCGCAGCTCCAGGCGCGGGTGAAGAACGTCCGTACGGCCCAGGAGGGCGCCCCGCAGGGCGCACAGATGATCCAGAACACCGGCCGGCTCAGCGTGACCATGCTCAACAGCATGATCTTCGACAGGGTGCTGGCGCGTAACGCGCAGGACGCCGGCGTCGAGGCCAGCCGGTCCGACGTGCAGAAGTGGCGGAACACCGCCGAGCGGCGGGCCGGCGGCGCCGAGCGGCTGAAGGCGATGTCGCTCCAGCAGGCCATCGCGCCGAGCGAGATCGACGGCATGGCCCGTAACCAGATCCTGATGGACGGCATCGCGAAGAAGCTGGGCGTGAACCGGCAGACGCCGCAGGGCCAGCAGAAGCTGGCCCAGGCGCTGGCCAAGACCTCGCGTGACCTCGGTATCGATGTGAACCCGCGCTTCGGCGAGTGGAACGACAGCCAGGTCATGCTCGGCGAGGCGAAGACTCCGTGGGTGCGTACGGAGCAGAAGCAGCAGGTGTGA
- a CDS encoding serine/threonine-protein kinase, protein MNGRVIAERYELSALLGQGGMGQVWIAYDRRLDRRVGVKLLRPDRMAGAPDAEELRHRFARECRVTAQVDHPGLVTVHDAGSDGDDLFLVMQYVEGADLADHLAEHDPYPWTWAVCVAAQLCAVLASVHAVPIVHRDLKPRNVMVKADGTVTVLDLGIASALDTDTTRLTHTGSPIGSPAYMAPEQAMGGTVGPYTDLYALGVLLHELLSGSVPFAGSTALGVLHRHLYEQPVPVRQLRADVPEELEALVLRLLAKDPEHRPADAQEVYQALAPLLPTAGAGRQGTRTEAGAEAGARAWGEGPVAPMDPTRPFLLPHAPWPGRAARPAAAGPAAAANGVGAGGGAGAASVPAYPLAPPVPATSVPATSASAVAASVAPASAVAAPAASVASVPAVSAPVPAAALASTASAPAPHVSRSPAPVPAPPVAVSFAPAAAVPRTPASAGTGGTDPRMPPSAGGAAPRTPAPGPSGSGAAPGPAGSVDVAAAVDEVKRLLDHGRITQAVDILGGILPAAAARHGEHSPVVRTLRKQYAATLMDDGQYRRALPELRLLAEEFVRDAGPRAARQALQFRFEAAQCLEQLGEAAAALEEYRTLLPHFEAVPDDPVRPLEIRRSIGHLLLALGERGAAQETLARLLYDAERVHGAHHVFPAEVRRTLEWLARVR, encoded by the coding sequence GTGAACGGCAGAGTCATCGCCGAGCGGTACGAACTCTCCGCGCTGCTCGGACAGGGCGGCATGGGGCAGGTGTGGATCGCGTACGACCGCCGTCTGGACCGCCGTGTCGGCGTCAAGCTCCTCCGGCCCGACCGGATGGCCGGCGCCCCGGACGCGGAGGAGCTGCGCCACCGCTTCGCGCGCGAGTGCCGGGTGACCGCACAGGTCGACCACCCCGGCCTGGTCACCGTGCACGACGCGGGCAGCGACGGGGACGATCTCTTCCTGGTCATGCAGTACGTCGAGGGGGCCGACCTGGCCGACCACCTCGCCGAGCACGACCCGTACCCCTGGACCTGGGCGGTGTGCGTGGCGGCCCAGCTGTGCGCGGTGCTGGCGTCCGTGCACGCGGTACCGATCGTGCACCGCGACCTCAAGCCACGGAATGTCATGGTCAAGGCGGACGGCACGGTCACCGTCCTGGACCTCGGCATCGCCTCGGCGCTGGACACCGACACCACCCGTCTCACCCACACCGGTTCGCCCATCGGCAGCCCTGCCTACATGGCGCCCGAGCAGGCCATGGGCGGCACGGTCGGCCCGTACACCGACCTGTACGCGCTCGGAGTGCTGCTGCACGAACTGCTCAGCGGGTCCGTGCCGTTCGCCGGATCCACCGCGCTGGGCGTACTGCACCGGCATCTGTACGAGCAGCCGGTGCCGGTGCGGCAGTTGCGGGCCGATGTGCCGGAGGAGCTGGAGGCGCTGGTGCTGCGGCTGCTGGCCAAGGACCCCGAACACCGGCCGGCCGACGCGCAGGAGGTGTACCAGGCACTGGCGCCCCTCCTTCCCACAGCGGGAGCGGGGCGGCAGGGCACGAGGACGGAAGCGGGAGCGGAAGCGGGTGCCCGGGCGTGGGGGGAGGGGCCGGTCGCGCCGATGGACCCGACCCGGCCCTTCCTGCTGCCGCACGCGCCGTGGCCGGGACGGGCAGCCCGGCCGGCCGCCGCCGGGCCCGCGGCCGCCGCGAACGGCGTGGGCGCCGGAGGCGGCGCGGGTGCCGCCTCGGTCCCGGCGTATCCGCTCGCCCCGCCTGTCCCCGCTACGTCCGTCCCCGCTACGTCCGCCTCCGCCGTGGCCGCATCCGTTGCGCCCGCCTCCGCCGTGGCCGCGCCTGCTGCCTCCGTCGCGTCCGTACCCGCCGTCTCCGCGCCCGTCCCCGCCGCCGCGCTCGCTTCCACCGCGTCCGCCCCCGCCCCGCACGTCTCCCGGTCCCCGGCCCCGGTACCTGCCCCGCCCGTCGCCGTGTCGTTCGCCCCGGCTGCCGCTGTCCCCCGTACACCGGCGTCGGCCGGGACCGGCGGCACGGACCCCCGGATGCCGCCGTCGGCCGGCGGTGCGGCTCCCCGCACCCCGGCCCCCGGCCCCTCCGGCAGCGGCGCGGCCCCCGGCCCCGCCGGCAGCGTGGACGTCGCCGCTGCCGTCGACGAGGTCAAGCGGCTGCTGGACCATGGGCGGATCACCCAGGCCGTCGACATACTCGGCGGCATCCTGCCGGCGGCGGCCGCACGGCACGGGGAGCATTCACCGGTCGTCCGGACGCTGCGCAAGCAGTACGCCGCCACGCTCATGGACGACGGGCAGTACCGCAGGGCGCTGCCGGAACTGCGTCTGCTGGCCGAGGAGTTCGTGCGGGACGCCGGTCCGCGCGCGGCACGCCAGGCGCTGCAGTTCCGCTTCGAGGCGGCCCAGTGCCTGGAGCAGCTGGGCGAGGCCGCGGCCGCACTGGAGGAGTACCGCACGCTGCTGCCGCACTTCGAAGCGGTGCCCGACGACCCCGTACGCCCGCTGGAGATACGCCGTTCCATAGGTCACCTGCTGCTCGCGCTCGGCGAGCGCGGCGCGGCGCAGGAGACGCTCGCCCGGCTGCTGTACGACGCGGAGCGGGTGCACGGTGCGCACCATGTCTTCCCGGCGGAGGTGCGCCGGACCCTGGAGTGGCTGGCCCGCGTCCGCTGA